GGTGAGCTCGGGCGGCGAGGCCGGCGGCACCGGGCGGGGCGGGGCGGAGTCCGGGGCCAGTACGAGGTACCCGGCCACGGCGGCGGCAGCCGCGGCCAGCCCCGCCAGCGGCAGCGCGAACCGGCGCAGGTTCAGCCGCAGCCGCACGGCCGGCAGCCGCCGCAGAGGGGGGCCCGGCGGATCCGCGGGGCGCAGCTCGCGCACGGTGATCCCGGCCGCGCGGGTGTCGAGGGCCTGGCGCAGCCTGCGTTCGACGGGGCGTTCGCCGTGCGTCATATCCGTCCCTCCAAAATGCGTTCCAGCGCGTCCAGGGCGCGGCTCGCGTTCGACTTCACCGCGCCCCGGCTGATCCCGAGGGTGGCCGCTATCTCCGCCTCGCTGAGGTCGGCCCAGTAGCGCAGGACGAGGACCTGCCGGCGGCGCGGGGTCAGCCGGCCGAGTGCGGCGAGGACCTCGCGGTGTGCCTCATCGAGGACGACGTGGTCCTCCGCGGACGGGATGTCGGCCGCCGCGGGCGGGGTCCAGGCCCGGGCCGTGCGTCTGCGGCGCAGCACGGACCGGGAGGTGTTGACGACGGCGGTGCGCAGATAGCCCAGCGCGTTGTCGACCTCGCTGATCTGCTCCCCGTGGCGCCGGTACAGGGCCGTGAAGGCGTCCTGGACCACGTCCTCGGCGGTGGCCAGGTCATCGACGAGCAGCACTGCCAGCCGGACCATGCGCAGGCGGTGTGCGTGGTAGAGCTCGGTGACGGTGGGCTGCGGCGCATCCCCGCGCAGGACGGCGTCGTACGCCGACCCGGGCCCGGGCACGGTCCCTTGGTACCCGGAACCGTACGGCTGCACCGGCGTCGGCGGGGTGGCGCGCTCGCGGCGCAGCACCGACGACCACAAGCCCCGCCACGCCCGGCCGAGGCCGAGCGTGAAGGGGCGTGCGGAGGGTGCGGGTGGAGCGAGGTGGAGCACGGTGTTCCCGGGTTCTCAGCCGTTGGCGCGGCGGCGGACGGCGTAGAGGGTGCCGGCCCCGGCGGCGATGAGCGTGGCGGCCCCGGCTCCGATGGCGGCGGTGGTGGCGGAGGAGCCGGTGTGCGCGAGCTCGTCCCCGGCCGGCGAAGGGGCCGCCGAGGGCGCCGCGCTGGGCTGGCCCGTGGGCTGCACGCTCGGCGCGGACGTCGGCGGAACGCTGCGCGACGGCGTCGGGTGGGCGCTCGGCGCCGCCGTCGGCGGGACGCTGCGCGAGGGGGTGGGCGAGACGCTCGGCATCGCGCTCGACGGCGCGCTCGGGGCGGGCGACGGGGTGGCCGAGGCCCCCTGTGCGGCGCAGGCGGGCCCGGCGAGCGCGAGGACCGCCCCGGCGGCGGCAGCGGTGACGGCCGCCCGGCGGACGGTCAGGGGGACGCGCTTCAGGTTCATCACAGTGGTTCTCCACGGTCGGGTCACGGTCGGTGCGAGGACGCGGAATGCCGCCCTTCACCCCCGCACGACGCGCGACCCCCCGCGAGGTTGCCGCCGATTGCGAAAAACTTTCCGGCGAAGAATTTCTGTCAGGCCGTGGGCAGCGGGATCCTGCGGACCACCTCGAAGCTCAGGTTCCCGTACGCGGTGAAGAAGGCGGCGGCCGCGAGTTCGGTGGCGCCGCCCGGGTCACGGGCGACGACCTTGGCCCGACGGGCCGTCCTGTCCAGCTCCGGCGCGTGCCGACGGCCCAGCCGGACGGTGCGCGTGACCCCGTCGGCCCGGACGTTCAGGAAGCAGTCCCAGGTGCCCGGCGGGATCGGCCCGCCCCCGGCCACCGTGGTCAGGTCGAGCTCGGCCAGGAAGCCGGCCATCGCCAGCTCCGGGTCCAGCTCCGTGAGCTCCGGCGCGGGGCGGGCCCGGACCGGTACGAGGTGCTCGCTGCCCGTCTCCCGCGCCCGCAGGACGAGCTCGCTCTCCATGCGGCCGGTCCCGAGCGTCTGGATGTACGCGTGGCCGGTCAGCCGTACGCGGCCGCCCTGCCAGGTCAGCGAGGCCAGCCGGTGGAGCGTCTTGAGCTTCTCGGTCACGTCGAAGAGCACGTCCGGCAGGCCCGCCGCCGGATCGCGGAACAGCGGGTAGCAGCGGTAGACGCGGCCGTTGTCGACGATCTCCTGCGGCGCCGGCTCCTTCGCCGGGTCGTACTCCATCAGCTGCTCGAAGGCGGACAGCGGGCCGCAGGCGAACGCGTAGAGCCGGATCCAGTCGATCCGCGGCAGTTCGCCGCCCATGTCCGGCCGCCAGTACGTCTGCACCAGCGCCCGGGACCGCTCGTACACCTCGGCCGTGAAGCCGGGGTTCCCGTGGCGGGCCTCGACGGCCGGCCGCAGCGCCGTGCGCAGCAGGCTGCGGAAGTGCCGGCCGAGCATGCGGCGCCGTCCCACCGGGTCCTGCACCCGCTCGGCCACCAGGGCCATGACGCGCTCGATGTGCACCACCGTCTCGCCCGCGGTGCGGGCGCGGGAGGTGATGTTCTGCCCGTCGTCGCGCAGGCGCAGGAAGTAGCAGTCGTAGTCGCCGACGACCGAGATCTTCCCGGCGGCCAGGAACACCTCCGTCACGAAGACCTGGTCCTCGCCGTACCAGAGGTCGTCCGGGTAGCGCAGGTGCGCGTCCTCGATGACCTGGCGGCGTACCAGCTTGGCCGAGTGGAGCGAGCGGTAGACCTCCGAGGTGTAGAGGTCGGCCTCCTCCGCGTGCCGGTGGGCCTTGTCCGACACCGTCCGGCCGAGTCCGACCTGCTTGGCGAGCACGACGTCGCTGCCCTGGGACTCGGCCATGTCCAGCAGCCGCTCGAGCGCCTCGGGGCCCAGGTGGTCGTCGGCGTCGAGGACGAAGACGTACCGGCCGCGGGCCAGGTCCAGGGCCCGGTTGCGGGGCCCGCCGGGGCCGCCGGAGTTGGGCTGGTGCAGGACGCGCAGCTGCGGATACCGGGCGGCGTAGCGGTCCAGTTCGGCGCCGCTGCCGTCGGTGGAACCGTCGTCGACCGCGATGACCTCCAGGCGGTCGGCCCCCAGGGTCTGTCCGAGCACCGAGTCGAGGCACTCGTTCAGGTAAGGCATCGCGTTGTAGACGGCGATGATCACGGATATGTCGGGGGCGGACGCGTGGTGCATGCACCCGAGCATAAAGTTCCGCTTCTTCGGCTCCCGAGGGGGTATGCCGTGGCCGGAAGCGCGCGGTGTTCAGCGGAGCCGGCCGAGGGCGCGGCCGAGGAGGGCGATCCCCTCCTCCAGCTCGCCCGGCGGCCCTGCCGCATAGCCGAGGACCAGCCCCGGGGAGCCCGGCCGGATGCGGTGCCAGGACAGCGGGTGGGCCTTGACCCCGAGGGCCAGGGCCGCCGCCGCGAGGGCGGTGTCCTCGAAGTCCGCACCGTCGAAGGTGACCATCAGGTGCAGGCCCGCCGCCGCTCCGTGGATCCGGGCGCCGGGCAGGTGCGCGGCGATGGCCCGGAGCATGGCGTCGCGCCGGCGGCGGTGGCGGCGCCGGACGAAGCGCAGGTGGCGCTCCAGCTCGCCCGAGTCCATCAGCCGGGCCAGCACCAGCTGGGCGAGAATCGGATTGCCGAGGTCGGCGTAGCGTTTCGCGGCGACCACCGCGTCGCGCAGGCGCGGCGGGACCAGCAGCCAGCCCAGGCGCAGCGCGGGGGCGAGCAGTTTGGACACGCTCCCGGCGTAGCAGACGCCCTCGGGGAACAGGGCGCGCAGGGCGGGGACCGGTGCCCGGTCGTAGCGGTGCTCGGCGTCGTAGTCGTCCTCGATGACCAGTCCCCCGGCCGCCGCCCAGCCGAGCAGCTCCCGGCGGCGCTCGCCGTCGAGGACGACCCCGGTCGGGAACTGGTGCGCCGGGGTCAGCAGCACCGCCCCGGCTCCGCCCGCCCGGAGCGCGGCGGTGTCGATCCCGCTCCCGTCCACCGGTACGGGCACCGTCTCCAGCCGCCCGTACTCCAGCTGCTGCCGTGCTCCGAGCGAGCCGGGGTCCTCCACCGCGACCCGCCGTACGCCGTTCTCGCGCAGCACGTGCGCCAGCAGGCCCAGTGCCTGGGCGACGCCCGCGACGACGACGACCTCGTCGGGGTCGGCGCGGATCCCGCGGTTGCGGGCCAGCCAGCCGGTGACCGCCGCCCGGAGGGCGGGCGTGCCCTGCGGGTTGCCGTAGCCGAAGTCGGCGGCGGTGAGCCCGGCCAGCACGCGGCGCTCGGCCTGGAGCCAGGCCGTACGCGGGAAGGCGGTGAGGTCGGGTACCCCCGGCGAGAGGTCGATGCGGCAGGGCACGCCCCGCAGGGCATCGACGACCGGCGCGCTCGGTACGGCCGGGGCGAATGGCCCGGCCGGACCGTGCGATCCGCCGGAAGGGATCGCTCCGAGCTGCCCGGTCGGGGCGGCCGGTCCGGTCGGGGCGGCCGACAGGGGTGCGCGCGGCACGGGCGCGGGCATCGGCGAGGGCACCGGCGCGGGCACGGACGCGGGCATGGGCCCGGCCACCACGGTCGTGCCCGCGCGGCCGCGGCCCAGCACCTGGCCGGCGTCGGCCAGTCGCTGGTAGGCCTCGGTGACCAGCCCGCGGGAGACGCCGAGCTCCGCCGCGAGCACCCGGCCCGCCGGGAGCCTGCTGCCCACCGGGAGCGTCCCGTCGGCGATGGCGGCTCGGATGCGGTCCGTCAGCCACTCGGTACGGCCGCCCGGCGGCGCCTGGCCGACGTCGAGCTGCAGGAAGTCCGAGCCGCTGACGGCCTCCGCTCTTTTGGACCCCTTGGATCGATGCTCTTCGGCACTGTCCATGGGTCCAATGCTGACAGAGCCTGGGCCATATGAACACCTCCCCCGGCGCCCTGCGCGACCTCGCCCCCGGCACCATCGGCATGGTGCTGGTCGGCAGCAGCGTCACCGTCTCGCGCTCCCTGGTCCACGCCCCGCTGTTCGCCACGCAGGCCGTCCGCTACGCGGCCGCCACCCTGCTCCTGCTCGCGTTCGCCCGGGCCGCCCGGGTGCCGATCCTGCGGCCTCGCGGCCGGGAGTGGCTGTGGCTGGCCGGGATCGCGGCCACCGGACTCGTGCTGTTCAACGTGGCCGTCGTACGCGGCGTCGCACACGCCGAACCGGCCGTGATCGCCGTCGCGGTGGCCTCCGTACCGGTCGTCCTCGGGGTGCTCGGCCCGCTGCTGGAGGGCCGCGGTCCCCGCCCCAGGATCCTGCTCGCCGCCGCGGTGGTCGTGGCCGGAGCCGTCCTGGTGGAGGGCACGGGCCGGACGGACGCCGCCGGGGTGGCCTGGGCTGCGCTCGCACTCGCATGCGAGGCGGCTTTCACGCTGCTCGCCGTACCGGTGCTGCGGCGGCACGGGCCGTGGGGGGTGTCGGTGCACGCGGTATGGCTGGGGGCCGTGATGCTGGGGGTGCTGACGCTGCTCACCGAGCGCCCGGCCGATCTGCCGGCCGTCGGTCCGGCCCAGTGGGCCGCCGCCGGGTACCTCGCCGTCATGGTGACCGCGGTGGCGTTCCTCCTCTGGTACCGCACGGTGGCCGCCGTCGGCGCCGGCCGGGCCGGGCTGCTGACCGGGGTCGCGCCCCTCGCCGCAGCCGCCATCGGCGCGCTCTCGGGCGGCGGGATGCCGGGCCTGCCGGTGTGGATCGGCCTGGTCGTGGTGGTCGCCGGACTGGCGGGCGGGCTCCGGAGCCCGCAGCAGGGGCCGAGCGTACGGAAGGAGCCGCGGCGGCGGAACGAGCCGCGGCAGCCGAAGGACCGGGCGCCTGCGTCCCCTTGAGGGCGGCCGCCTCCCCTTGAGAGCCCGGGCCCGGTGGATCACAATCCGCAGATGCCGACGCCCGCGCACCCCAGTGTCCCCTCCAGCAGCCCCCCGTACAGCAGTTGGATGCGGTACTTCTCCCCCACCGCCAACCACCGGCGGCTCGGGCTGGTCTGCCTCGGCGTCGGGATCCAGCAGGGCCTGCTGCCGGTGGTCGGGCCGCGGGCCCTGGACCACCACGTCGCCGTCGTCGTCACCCGCGGGCGGGGCTGGTTCAGCCACGCCGGGCGCCCGCCGCAACCCGTCACCGCACCCGCGCTGCTCTGGC
The Streptomyces sp. NBC_01296 DNA segment above includes these coding regions:
- the pdxR gene encoding MocR-like pyridoxine biosynthesis transcription factor PdxR, translating into MDSAEEHRSKGSKRAEAVSGSDFLQLDVGQAPPGGRTEWLTDRIRAAIADGTLPVGSRLPAGRVLAAELGVSRGLVTEAYQRLADAGQVLGRGRAGTTVVAGPMPASVPAPVPSPMPAPVPRAPLSAAPTGPAAPTGQLGAIPSGGSHGPAGPFAPAVPSAPVVDALRGVPCRIDLSPGVPDLTAFPRTAWLQAERRVLAGLTAADFGYGNPQGTPALRAAVTGWLARNRGIRADPDEVVVVAGVAQALGLLAHVLRENGVRRVAVEDPGSLGARQQLEYGRLETVPVPVDGSGIDTAALRAGGAGAVLLTPAHQFPTGVVLDGERRRELLGWAAAGGLVIEDDYDAEHRYDRAPVPALRALFPEGVCYAGSVSKLLAPALRLGWLLVPPRLRDAVVAAKRYADLGNPILAQLVLARLMDSGELERHLRFVRRRHRRRRDAMLRAIAAHLPGARIHGAAAGLHLMVTFDGADFEDTALAAAALALGVKAHPLSWHRIRPGSPGLVLGYAAGPPGELEEGIALLGRALGRLR
- a CDS encoding LAETG motif-containing sortase-dependent surface protein encodes the protein MNLKRVPLTVRRAAVTAAAAGAVLALAGPACAAQGASATPSPAPSAPSSAMPSVSPTPSRSVPPTAAPSAHPTPSRSVPPTSAPSVQPTGQPSAAPSAAPSPAGDELAHTGSSATTAAIGAGAATLIAAGAGTLYAVRRRANG
- a CDS encoding glycosyltransferase family 2 protein, which encodes MHHASAPDISVIIAVYNAMPYLNECLDSVLGQTLGADRLEVIAVDDGSTDGSGAELDRYAARYPQLRVLHQPNSGGPGGPRNRALDLARGRYVFVLDADDHLGPEALERLLDMAESQGSDVVLAKQVGLGRTVSDKAHRHAEEADLYTSEVYRSLHSAKLVRRQVIEDAHLRYPDDLWYGEDQVFVTEVFLAAGKISVVGDYDCYFLRLRDDGQNITSRARTAGETVVHIERVMALVAERVQDPVGRRRMLGRHFRSLLRTALRPAVEARHGNPGFTAEVYERSRALVQTYWRPDMGGELPRIDWIRLYAFACGPLSAFEQLMEYDPAKEPAPQEIVDNGRVYRCYPLFRDPAAGLPDVLFDVTEKLKTLHRLASLTWQGGRVRLTGHAYIQTLGTGRMESELVLRARETGSEHLVPVRARPAPELTELDPELAMAGFLAELDLTTVAGGGPIPPGTWDCFLNVRADGVTRTVRLGRRHAPELDRTARRAKVVARDPGGATELAAAAFFTAYGNLSFEVVRRIPLPTA
- a CDS encoding DMT family transporter, which produces MNTSPGALRDLAPGTIGMVLVGSSVTVSRSLVHAPLFATQAVRYAAATLLLLAFARAARVPILRPRGREWLWLAGIAATGLVLFNVAVVRGVAHAEPAVIAVAVASVPVVLGVLGPLLEGRGPRPRILLAAAVVVAGAVLVEGTGRTDAAGVAWAALALACEAAFTLLAVPVLRRHGPWGVSVHAVWLGAVMLGVLTLLTERPADLPAVGPAQWAAAGYLAVMVTAVAFLLWYRTVAAVGAGRAGLLTGVAPLAAAAIGALSGGGMPGLPVWIGLVVVVAGLAGGLRSPQQGPSVRKEPRRRNEPRQPKDRAPASP
- a CDS encoding RNA polymerase sigma factor, with the protein product MLHLAPPAPSARPFTLGLGRAWRGLWSSVLRRERATPPTPVQPYGSGYQGTVPGPGSAYDAVLRGDAPQPTVTELYHAHRLRMVRLAVLLVDDLATAEDVVQDAFTALYRRHGEQISEVDNALGYLRTAVVNTSRSVLRRRRTARAWTPPAAADIPSAEDHVVLDEAHREVLAALGRLTPRRRQVLVLRYWADLSEAEIAATLGISRGAVKSNASRALDALERILEGRI